The Sulfolobus sp. A20 genomic interval TCAAAACCCACTTATCCTTCCCTAAGCTTTCTTGTCACTTCACTAGTTACCTCTTTTGATAGTCTCTTAGTCTGTTCTATTGAGCCTAACCTTTTAGTTGTCTCTAAGTTCTCTGAGAGTCTTCTGGTAGTCTCTATGAAGTCAAGTCTCCTAGTTTGTTGAGCTATTTGGTTCATTTGTGTTAAAGTTCTAGTAGCTTCTACTAATTGTTCTGCTTGAACTTGCTTTGCGTATTTGTCTAAGAGCTCATAGTATCTATACTCATTTAATAAATCCTCATCTAAAGAGGAAACAAACGTGTTTTGGTCAGTAGCTTTCCTAACTTGAACTACTTGCAATAGTGACTCTTGCTTACTTGTAACGGGATCTTCATAAGTTACTCTTACTGTTAGGAAGTTTCCCTCATAGTTTGCTGGCAATATGGTCTCCCCTAGAATCTTTACTACATTTTCTATTCCATTAATCTTAACCGGCAGACTAGCATAATTCAATAGTTTTACTGCCCCTTCAGAAGTTATGTCAACTGTAACATTTTTTGCCGCTATTTGGGTTACGGCTTTCTGGGGCAACTTTTGTGGGATCTCTGAGGGATCAGATACATGATACATTACTCCTCCCGTTTTATCGCTAATTTTTTGGAGTAGTTGTTCATTATAATCATCACCAACACCAAAGGAATGAATCTGAAGCCTATCATAATATTTCACTTTAAGATAGTTATCCAGGTTGGTTTCATCAGTCGGATTACCGTCCGTCAATAACAATATATAAGCAGGAATGTTATATTTCTTAGCAATATTGTTTGCACTGAGTAATGCTGTATAAAGAACGGTCTGACCTCCAGCGCTTATATTCTGTATCTCCTCAGTCATATCAGATGGATCAACAAATTCCTTAACTACATTAACTGTTGAGGAAAAAGTTATGAATGAAACTTTATTCCCTTTAGGTATACGTTTAAATAGCTCAATTGCACCTTGTTTTGCTAATTCTATCTTATATCCAGCCATTGACCCACTAGTATCCAACACTATAATGTAATGAAAGCCAGACGCTGACCCCAATTTTTCCGGAACTAATAAAACTTTAAAGACATACCTAACATCTGCATTATACGAATACTTGTGACTAGTATTTACCCTTAATGAGAGAGTCA includes:
- a CDS encoding VWA domain-containing protein — encoded protein: MTLSLRVNTSHKYSYNADVRYVFKVLLVPEKLGSASGFHYIIVLDTSGSMAGYKIELAKQGAIELFKRIPKGNKVSFITFSSTVNVVKEFVDPSDMTEEIQNISAGGQTVLYTALLSANNIAKKYNIPAYILLLTDGNPTDETNLDNYLKVKYYDRLQIHSFGVGDDYNEQLLQKISDKTGGVMYHVSDPSEIPQKLPQKAVTQIAAKNVTVDITSEGAVKLLNYASLPVKINGIENVVKILGETILPANYEGNFLTVRVTYEDPVTSKQESLLQVVQVRKATDQNTFVSSLDEDLLNEYRYYELLDKYAKQVQAEQLVEATRTLTQMNQIAQQTRRLDFIETTRRLSENLETTKRLGSIEQTKRLSKEVTSEVTRKLREG